A region from the Polycladomyces zharkentensis genome encodes:
- the secF gene encoding protein translocase subunit SecF: MNYKLDFVRRRKWFYLISGVLLLLGLVSFLLQGLNLGIDFKSGTRVDVRIGHPYDLTEAKKVLTGLGYKDANVRAAGNNKEVLVFRTNEVLSPDKVAKIRTAFQQKYGKQVDIQEQKVDPIIGQELVRNAIISVAIASIGIILYLTIRFEYRFAVSAVVALLHDVLIVIGLFSLFQWEVDLVFVAAILTIVGYSVNDTIVIFDRIRENVELHKPKKFEDLARVVNESIHQTLVRSINTVLTVVFGAATLLLFGGESIFYFSLALLLGLLFGAYSSIFIASQIWLDWKWRSMNRANPASE; the protein is encoded by the coding sequence GTGAACTATAAACTGGACTTCGTCAGACGTCGCAAATGGTTTTATCTCATCTCCGGTGTGCTGTTGTTGCTGGGCTTGGTATCGTTCTTGCTGCAAGGACTCAACCTTGGGATCGACTTCAAGTCCGGGACCCGGGTGGATGTTCGCATCGGTCATCCCTATGATTTGACGGAAGCCAAAAAGGTGTTGACCGGATTGGGTTACAAGGACGCCAATGTGCGGGCGGCCGGTAACAACAAAGAGGTACTGGTGTTTCGCACCAATGAGGTGCTTTCTCCCGACAAGGTGGCGAAGATACGCACGGCATTCCAGCAGAAGTACGGCAAACAAGTGGACATTCAGGAGCAAAAGGTGGATCCGATCATCGGGCAGGAACTGGTTCGAAACGCGATCATCTCCGTGGCGATCGCGTCGATCGGAATCATCCTGTACCTGACGATCCGGTTTGAGTATCGGTTTGCTGTTTCCGCCGTGGTGGCGCTGTTGCATGACGTATTGATCGTAATCGGGCTGTTCTCACTGTTTCAGTGGGAAGTGGATCTGGTGTTCGTGGCCGCCATCCTCACCATCGTCGGGTATTCGGTCAACGACACGATCGTGATTTTCGACCGGATTCGCGAAAACGTGGAACTGCATAAACCCAAAAAGTTCGAAGATCTGGCCCGTGTGGTGAACGAGAGCATCCACCAAACGCTGGTTCGTTCGATCAACACGGTATTGACCGTGGTGTTCGGTGCAGCCACTCTGCTGTTGTTCGGAGGGGAAAGTATTTTCTACTTCTCACTGGCATTGTTGCTGGGACTGCTTTTCGGCGCGTATTCGTCGATTTTCATCGCGAGCCAAATCTGGCTCGATTGGAAATGGCGCTCGATGAATCGGGCCAACCCGGCTTCCGAATAA
- the secD gene encoding protein translocase subunit SecD — MRVRWGQLVWFSLLVIAVLATVALTTKDVVNRITLGLDLRGGFEVLYEAKPHEKGQKITPQTLASAAEALRNRIDVLGVTEPDITIEGNNRIRVQLAGVKDKEKAREILGKPARLTFRDPTGKKVLLDGGDLKEGSASQDYDQSGRPAVMLELKNPQKFYDLTRKYVGQPMPIYLDDQQLDAPVINEPIPNGKAIITGNFTAESAKTLANLLNAGSLPVDLKEKQSYSVDASLGQDSLMKSLRAGLIALVMIFVFVIGYYRLPGLIAVVTLLAYSYLVLLTFSLLNVTLTLPGIAAYILGIGMAVDANIIMYERIKEEMRRGKSIPASVRSGSRRSFLTIFDANITTVLAAAVLFYFGTAGVKGFAVSLIVSIAVSFLTAVALARILMTLLLKANVLKSPALFGVKESEIGEL, encoded by the coding sequence ATGAGGGTTCGCTGGGGTCAACTCGTTTGGTTTTCCCTCTTGGTGATCGCCGTTTTGGCGACGGTGGCGCTGACCACGAAAGACGTCGTCAATCGGATCACATTGGGACTGGATTTGAGAGGCGGTTTCGAAGTCTTGTACGAAGCGAAGCCCCACGAAAAGGGACAGAAGATCACCCCGCAAACGTTGGCCAGTGCGGCGGAAGCCCTGCGGAACCGGATCGACGTGTTGGGTGTGACCGAACCTGACATCACCATCGAAGGAAACAACCGGATTCGCGTGCAGTTGGCCGGGGTGAAGGACAAGGAGAAGGCGCGTGAGATCCTGGGCAAACCGGCCCGTCTCACATTCCGGGATCCTACCGGAAAAAAAGTGCTCCTGGACGGGGGAGACCTGAAGGAGGGCAGTGCATCGCAGGATTATGACCAAAGTGGACGGCCTGCCGTAATGCTGGAACTGAAGAATCCGCAGAAGTTTTATGATTTGACGCGGAAGTATGTTGGACAACCCATGCCGATCTATTTGGACGACCAGCAGCTGGATGCACCGGTGATCAATGAGCCGATTCCCAACGGCAAAGCGATCATCACGGGAAACTTTACGGCGGAGTCGGCCAAAACATTGGCCAATCTGCTCAACGCCGGATCGCTGCCGGTCGACTTGAAAGAAAAGCAAAGCTACTCCGTGGATGCCAGTCTCGGACAGGATTCACTGATGAAAAGCTTGCGCGCCGGCTTGATCGCGCTGGTGATGATTTTTGTTTTCGTGATCGGTTATTATCGGTTGCCGGGATTGATCGCCGTTGTGACGCTGCTGGCGTATTCCTATCTGGTATTGTTGACTTTCTCTTTGTTGAACGTCACGTTGACGTTGCCGGGCATTGCCGCTTACATACTCGGGATCGGGATGGCGGTGGACGCCAACATCATCATGTATGAGCGGATCAAGGAAGAAATGCGTCGGGGCAAAAGCATTCCCGCCTCCGTGCGTTCCGGCTCCCGTCGATCGTTCCTCACCATCTTTGACGCCAACATCACAACCGTGTTGGCGGCTGCGGTGCTGTTCTACTTCGGAACTGCCGGCGTGAAAGGATTTGCCGTCTCGCTGATCGTCAGCATCGCCGTCAGCTTCCTCACTGCGGTGGCGTTGGCACGGATTCTGATGACTCTGCTGTTGAAGGCCAATGTGCTGAAAAGCCCGGCGTTGTTTGGTGTGAAGGAGAGTGAGATCGGTGAACTATAA
- a CDS encoding post-transcriptional regulator, translating to MRLWKEVCVNMRQSLKPVTRKAKSSVELLSESELMQCIEDLCNSKAEEFRMYGYENVTGEQVWACVSENYRRGWPRLNRLVNDILSLKATRFMNWLMISVYKSDSLDKRD from the coding sequence TTGCGCCTGTGGAAGGAGGTCTGCGTCAACATGCGGCAATCTTTGAAACCGGTGACCCGGAAAGCCAAGTCCTCTGTGGAGCTGTTGAGCGAATCCGAGCTGATGCAGTGTATCGAGGATTTGTGCAACAGCAAAGCCGAAGAATTCCGGATGTACGGATACGAAAATGTGACGGGTGAACAGGTGTGGGCTTGCGTTTCCGAGAATTATCGGCGTGGGTGGCCGCGCTTGAACCGCCTGGTGAATGACATTTTGTCCCTGAAAGCTACCCGTTTCATGAACTGGCTGATGATCAGCGTTTACAAATCGGATTCGCTGGACAAGCGTGATTGA